From the Gemmatimonadota bacterium genome, the window TCACCATCCAGCGCGGCAAACTGTGGATGCTGCAGTGCCGTGTCGGGAAGCGTACCGGTTTCTCCGCGATCACAATCGCGGTGGACATGGTCAGGGAAGGGCTGATCGACGAGCAGGAAGCCCTGCGGCGCGTGGAACCCGACCAGCTCGACCAGCTATTGCGCCCCGTATTCGACGTGGAGGAAAAGCGCCGCGCGGAGCACGAGGGACGGGTGCTGGCCCGGGGCCTCAACGCCGGTCCGGGCGCGGCATCGGGTAAAGTGGTGTTCAACGCCACCGATGCCGAGTCCTGGGCGGACCGTGGCGACCAGGTCATCCTGGTACGTATCGAGACGTCGCCCGAGGACATACGCGGCATGAACGCCGCGGTAGGTATCCTGACCGCCCGGGGCGGCATGACGAGCCACGCGGCGCTTGTCGCCCGCCAGATGGGCAAGGTCTGCGTCGCCGGCTGCGGGGAACTGGATATCGACTACGCCGCCCGTCAGATGCGCGTCGGCGAACAGGTCATCGCCGAAGGGGACTATATCTCCATCGACGGGTCCACCGGGGAGGTCATGGCTGGCGCCATTCCGACTATTCCCTCCGAAGTGCTGCAGGTCCTGTTGCAGAAATCCATGTCGTCCGAGAATTCGGAGGTCTATCAGCGGTACGAAAGCCTGATGGCCTGGGCCGACCGGAACCGCCGGCTTAAGGTGCGGACCAACGCGGACCAGCCCGATCAGTCGGCCACCGCGCGCGCCTTCGGCGCCGAGGGCATCGGCCTCTGCCGGACGGAGCACATGTTCTTCGAAGAAGACCGGATCGATTCGGTCCGGGAGATGATCCTGGCCGATGACGAAGCCGGCCGCCGGAAGGCGCTGGCCAGGCTGCTGCCGATCCAGAGAAGCGATTTCATCGGGATATTCGAAGTCATGGACGGTTACCCCGTTACCATCCGCACGCTCGACCCTCCCCTGCACGAATTCCTCCCCCACGAGGACGAGGCCATCGGACAACTCGCCGCGCAGACCGGCGTGCCGGTGGATCGTTACCAGCGCAAGCTGGAGGACCTGCGGGAGGCCAATCCCATGCTCGGACACCGTGGGTGCAGGCTCGGTATCGCCTACCCCGAGATTACCGAGATGCAGGCCCGGGCGATTTTCGAAGCCGCGAGCGACTGCGTGAAACGCGGCATCAAGGCCATCCCGGAGATCATGATCCCCCTGGTCGGCCACATCAACGAGCTGCGTCTGCAGGCCGAGGTCGTCCGCCGGACGGCCCGGGAAGTGCAGTCGGAGACCGGCGTGGAGGTGGACTACCAGATCGGTACCATGATCGAGCTGCCGCGGGCGGCGCTGACCGCCCACGAGATCGCGGAGGAAGCGGAGTTCTTCTCCTTCGGGACGAACGACCTGACGCAGACTACTTTCGGACTCTCCCGCGACGACGCGAGGTTCATCCCCGACTACCTGCATGCCGAGATCTGGCCGGAAGACCCCTTCGTGAGCATTGACGGCAGCGGCGTCGGGGAACTCGTGAAAATCGGCGTCGAGCGCGGCCGTGCCACGCGGGATGGCATGAAGGTGGGCATCTGCGGCGAGCACGGCGGCGATCCCGCCTCGGTAGAATTCTGCCACGGCGTGGACCTGGACTACGTCAGCTGCTCTCCGTACCGCGTGCCCATCGCCTGCCTGGCCGCGGCCCGGGCGGCGCTGTCCGACCAGGCACCCTGAATCATGTGGGAACTCTTCTGGCGATTCCTGGCCCTGGGATGTATCAGCTTCGGCGGTCCCGTCGCCCACCTGGGATACTTCCGGACCGCCTTCGTGGACCGGTTGAAGTGGCTTGACGAAGCCTCCTACGGCCGGCTCGTGGCCCTGAGCCAGTTCCTTCCCGGACCATCTTCCAGCCAGGTCGGCTTTGCCATCGGGTACCAGCGGGCGGGCGTCGCCGGCGGCGTCGCCGTGTTCCTGGGATTCACGCTGCCGTCCTTCGTGCTCCTGTACCTGCTTGCCATCGCCGGGAGCACGGTGACGGACACGGTCTGGTTCGGCGGTTTCGTCAAGGGACTGAAACTGCTGGCCGTGGTCGTGGTCGCCGACGCCGTGCTGGGCATGTATTCCACCTTCTGCCGGCGCCGCCTCACCGGGGCGCTCTGCATTCTGACCGCGTCGGCCCTGCTGATCGCTCCTTCGATGGCGACCCAGTTCGCGGTCCTGGCGGCAGGCGCGCTGGCCGGCTGGCGCTTTCTGCGCGCTCCGGAGGCGCCGCCCGGAGGCCGGCTCTGTTTCTCCTGGCTGCCGCTGGCCCTCTTCTTCCTGCTCCTCATCGGTCTTCCGCTCCTGGCGAGCCTTTCGCCGGACCTTGATCTGCTTTCCCGGTTTTACCAGGCCGGCAGCCTGGTATTCGGCGGCGGACACGTCGTTTTGCCGCTGCTCCAGCAGACCGTGGGCGACGCGCTGCCCATCGATCGTTTCCTGCTCGGTTACGCCGCCGCCCAGGCCATTCCGGGCCCCATGTTCGCCATGTCGGCGTTCCTGGGCGCCGGAATGAACCCGGATCACGCGCTGGCCGGCGCGTTGATCGCGGTCCTCGGCATTTTCCTTCCGGGATTCCTGTTGATCCTGTCCTTCCACGACACCTGGGAGACCCTGGCGCGAAAGCCGGGCGCCGCGGGCGCGGTGGCGGGGGTCAACGCGTCGGTGGTCGGACTCCTGCTGGCCGCGCTCTACCAGCCCGTGTTCGTCAACGCCGTATTTTCGTCCCTGGATCTCGCGCTCGCCATCATCGGGTTCTTCCTGCTCAGGGTGTTGCGTCTGCCGATCCTGGCGCTGGTCGCGTTCTTTGCCGTGGCGGGGATGCTGCAAGCCGTCCTGGGGTGACGGGATAACGAAGCCGGTATTCCTTGTATATATCGGTTTAATGGGGATATTACATAAGGCCCAATCCATCATAGCCGGACCTGTTCATGTTTTGTCTTCGTATCTGACCATGCGACGAATCGCCTCATTCCTCTTTCTGCTCGTATTGCTCACCGCCCCGGAACTCTCCGCCCAGCGGGTCAACTCCATCGGCGTCGAGCTGCCCGAAGACGCGGCGCCGCCGGAGCGTCAGCGACTGCGGTTCTTCGAGATGGACGGAACGTACATGGAGTGGTTCAAGACCATTTACAGGCGCAGTCCGGCCACCAACCTCATCTCCGAGCCGCTGGTCCGCCAGGACCACAACTACGACCTGGTTCCGGCCGCCGCGAAGTCCTGGGAGGCCACGCCGGACGGCAATACGTGGCTCTTCCACCTGCGGTCCGGGATGCAGTGGGACGACGGCCGGCCCTTCAACGCCCATGACTACGTCTTTACCTTCCGCCGGGGGGCGG encodes:
- a CDS encoding pyruvate, phosphate dikinase yields the protein MAKQVYYFGGGEADGSADFRELLGGKGANLAEMSHLGIPVPAGFTISTEICTYFYDHDHRYPAELDEQIQQAMAQVEGVMDAGFGSAENPLLVSVRSGSRSSMPGMMDTILNLGLNDATVEGLIAQSGDERFAYDSYRRFVQMYGDVVMGVRPADDEDHDPFEALLERRKARAGVTEDMELGAADLKALVAEFKAEIKARTGADFPDDPREQLWGAIGAVFGSWNNERAVVYRKLNDIPDEWGTAVNVQAMVYGNMGDDCATGVAFSRDPATGEKRFYGEYLINAQGEDVVAGIRTPRPIEQLQGEMPDAYHQLVEICDTLESHYRDMQDIEFTIQRGKLWMLQCRVGKRTGFSAITIAVDMVREGLIDEQEALRRVEPDQLDQLLRPVFDVEEKRRAEHEGRVLARGLNAGPGAASGKVVFNATDAESWADRGDQVILVRIETSPEDIRGMNAAVGILTARGGMTSHAALVARQMGKVCVAGCGELDIDYAARQMRVGEQVIAEGDYISIDGSTGEVMAGAIPTIPSEVLQVLLQKSMSSENSEVYQRYESLMAWADRNRRLKVRTNADQPDQSATARAFGAEGIGLCRTEHMFFEEDRIDSVREMILADDEAGRRKALARLLPIQRSDFIGIFEVMDGYPVTIRTLDPPLHEFLPHEDEAIGQLAAQTGVPVDRYQRKLEDLREANPMLGHRGCRLGIAYPEITEMQARAIFEAASDCVKRGIKAIPEIMIPLVGHINELRLQAEVVRRTAREVQSETGVEVDYQIGTMIELPRAALTAHEIAEEAEFFSFGTNDLTQTTFGLSRDDARFIPDYLHAEIWPEDPFVSIDGSGVGELVKIGVERGRATRDGMKVGICGEHGGDPASVEFCHGVDLDYVSCSPYRVPIACLAAARAALSDQAP
- the chrA gene encoding chromate efflux transporter — translated: MWELFWRFLALGCISFGGPVAHLGYFRTAFVDRLKWLDEASYGRLVALSQFLPGPSSSQVGFAIGYQRAGVAGGVAVFLGFTLPSFVLLYLLAIAGSTVTDTVWFGGFVKGLKLLAVVVVADAVLGMYSTFCRRRLTGALCILTASALLIAPSMATQFAVLAAGALAGWRFLRAPEAPPGGRLCFSWLPLALFFLLLIGLPLLASLSPDLDLLSRFYQAGSLVFGGGHVVLPLLQQTVGDALPIDRFLLGYAAAQAIPGPMFAMSAFLGAGMNPDHALAGALIAVLGIFLPGFLLILSFHDTWETLARKPGAAGAVAGVNASVVGLLLAALYQPVFVNAVFSSLDLALAIIGFFLLRVLRLPILALVAFFAVAGMLQAVLG